The genomic interval CGTCGTCAGTCGCCGTCGATCACGGTCACTGCCACCCTCAACCGTTGTCAATCGCCACGACTGTCGGCCACCGTCGGTCACCGCCACCGTCAGCCACCACCAGTCGTCGCCAGCCACCGTTGTTGGCCACTGCCGGTCATCGTCGCTGACCGCTGCCATCTCTGTTGTCGACCGTCGCCCACCGCCGTCACTGCGGCCGATGTCCGCCGCAAACGACGGCCGCCTCCACCTTGATCGGCTGCCACCGCCATTTTCACCACCGCCCACCATCGCCATCAGTCACCAACAGTTGTTGGCATATATATGTTGTAAGATAttgttatcattttataataatatgaattacatttcttataaaaaataatagtcaccctttaatcaaagattacatacattgtAGGGAACTCTTTCACAAAAAATAGTAATGTAATAttaattacattacattatattataaatttaattatattacattacattacaccTAAGCAAACATATCCTTAGTGTTTAAAATTTAGGGATTGAGTTATAATAAATTTAAGCTAATAAAATTTTCTCTCTAGAATTCAGATTTTCCTATTGGGTTaaagtatttaagataaaaaattttaggggctcacaaaatataatatatatatttaaaatgtcaaatgtaatatatatatatatatatatgactagCTATTTCTATCAAATTAATCTCCTTTTTTTGAGAAACCCATAATGTCCAAATACTACTTATAATTATATGTATTGCATAGAAATAAAGTACATACCAGATACAATTATATGGATGTTACAAATACAtacaatatataaaatatatatgccACGCAACAAGTAGGTGGACGACTTATTTATCACATGTATATACCTATTCATACAAAAGTTAAAACTTAATATGTAATAAGCtaaagttttttaattttatgCTCCAGAGTTTTAAAATACATTAATATATGTTCAATAAACTAGGGAGACGTATAGatttattttgttttaatttagaaaatataatttttcctatGATAAATATTGTGTGTATTTTTTAGTTATGGTGACGCAAAATATAAGCATCGAGCTCCCAAATGAGTGTTTCGTTAGTGCCGCCGCCGACCCTGGACAACACGTAGCCCCTCGCCAGCCGGAACTCGCCGCTTCCGCCGACTATCGCCCGCTCCGACGCGCCTTCCGTCGACCTTAATGTACCGAACACGGAGAGGGAGCTCCTGCCGTACCTTCCGGCGGTGAACACCAGCTCCAGCATGGTGAGGCCGGAATTCTGAGCCAAACTGGAGCCCACCCCGAAGCCCTGCTCCATGCCAATGGCCGGCGAGGCAGGTTCCGCCGTCTCGCGCAGCACGTTGTCGAAGACAATGATGTTTCCGAAGCCGTTTCCATAAGGGGCCTCCCGGCGAAGCTCCACCGCGTACACCATCGTGCCGTTGGGCGCGCCGAGGTTTCTCTCGTGGAGATGCAGGTGCAGGTGCTGGTACTGGTACTCGTCGCCGGAGGCAGTACTTGTGAGGAATGAAACGTGAACGAGAAAGACGAGAACGACGACAGcgaagaagaaggagatgaagaagcgGGAGAACGAGGTTGAGGAAGCCATTGATGTGTGGAAGCTACGCAGTGGAAGGGACGAACGTGGTTTATATAGGCCGAGAAAATGTTTCCTTTTGCCCCTcatctttttgaaaattttcacttTGCTTCTCATACTTTGCCGCTTCTTTGCCGCTATTTATTGATGGGTGATTTGGTATCCATTAATTTATACTTTTTATTGACTTGTAAAACGGTCACCCATACAAAATTCCCAACGCTCCTATCGACAAATTAATGATaatcatatataatatataataataggtatcagtttatttattttagttaatattaCGTATTTCGTTTATGACGATTAATTTTGAGAGTAATCGGtgctattttataaaaaaaattattagctgCTAAAATAAATAGAGAAGAGCCCGTAACGAGTGGTCTATTAATCTAGTGGTCTTAAGTTAATTgtctaataaaaaaatttcatccattaatttatcaaaattataatttgattCTAAATATCTGAGAAATTGATAAAGACTGTACCATTGTAGGGGTAGGTATGAGTTTATTGTCTAGCTAATTAATTAGGTGGATCCAATGATGTTTATTTAGTGTCTGCTCATTTTAAAGTTAGGGATCGGTCAAGAGCATATTTAATGATGTGGGGAGTATTAGAAGTTTGCACTTGTACTAAGAAAGTCAATAGTCAAGCTTATtgtctattaattaaattaagttagtttagttgatattattagtttcaaattaattaagattaacatAATAGATTAATTTGCATAGTAAGTTTTCAATTAATTAAAGTTACGTTGataattagattttattttaaataattagattttgaaattaattatgaattattcATAAAATTATGAATTAAAGTTTGATTAAATTAAAGTTGTTGTTttggattattaattaatttttatttattaagattGATTAAgattagtttttaattaagttaaaattaattttagattaattattgatattggattaattaagttgattaattaattaaattaagataaTTGATTATTAAT from Zingiber officinale cultivar Zhangliang chromosome 6B, Zo_v1.1, whole genome shotgun sequence carries:
- the LOC121990823 gene encoding pterocarpan synthase 1-like → MASSTSFSRFFISFFFAVVVLVFLVHVSFLTSTASGDEYQYQHLHLHLHERNLGAPNGTMVYAVELRREAPYGNGFGNIIVFDNVLRETAEPASPAIGMEQGFGVGSSLAQNSGLTMLELVFTAGRYGRSSLSVFGTLRSTEGASERAIVGGSGEFRLARGYVLSRVGGGTNETLIWELDAYILRHHN